Proteins co-encoded in one Cottoperca gobio unplaced genomic scaffold, fCotGob3.1 fCotGob3_42arrow_ctg1, whole genome shotgun sequence genomic window:
- the LOC115006012 gene encoding tetraspanin-8, protein MAVNKCIKYLLFFFNLLFWISGCIILGVSIYLKVHKDGNEITNESLPGIDLMIAIGVIIMVLGFLGCCGAIRENRCMLLLFFISLLLIFILLLAAGILGAVEEKKVKEWMKERLAKFTPLSSQPENVKDDLEKLQRELKCCGLINGPSDWKVVPDSCRCNATDTNCKPTGYYSEPCSDKIISLMEKHMEVVLGIAFAIAILLIFGMVFAMILYCQIGKKEVITSTA, encoded by the exons ATTAGTGGCTGCATCATCCTCGGCGTCTCCATCTACCTGAAAGTCCACAAGGATGGAAACGAG ATCACCAATGAATCTCTTCCCGGCATCGACCTGATGATCGCCATCGGGGTGATCATCATGGTGCTGGGCTTCCTGGGCTGCTGCGGCGCCATCAGAGAGAACCGCtgcatgctgctgctg TTCTTCATCAGCCTCCTCCTCATTTTCATCCTTCTGCTAGCGGCAGGCATTCTGGGAGCCGTGGAAGAGAAGAAG GTGAAGGAATGGATGAAGGAGCGTCTGGCGAAGTTCACCCCGCTGTCTTCACAACCAGAAAATGTGAAGGATGACCTGGAGAAACTGCAGCGGGag CTGAAGTGTTGTGGTCTCATTAACGGACCGTCAGACTGGAAAGTAGTTCCCGACTCCTGCCGCTGCAACGCCACCGACACAAACTGCAAGCCCACTGGTTATTACTCCGAG ccctGCTCGGACAAAATCATCAGTCTGATGGAGAAACACATGGAGGTGGTGCTGGGAATCGCCTTTGCCATCGCCATCCTGCTG atTTTCGGCATGGTCTTCGCCATGATTCTCTACTGCCAGATCGGCAAGAAGGAGGTCATCACCTCCACTGCCTGA